The window agaacatcaaagatgtttgaaccccaacatgaaagaagtggtgaagaaggaagtgatcaagtggttagatacAGGAATCATCTTCCCTATCTCCTACAGCAATTGGGTCAGCCCAGTTCAGTATGTGTCAAAAAAGGATGGAATGACTGTAGTGCAAAAtgagaacaatgagttgatctcaacaagaatagtCACGAGATTCCAAATCTGTATGGATTACAGAAGATTGAACAAGGccacccaaaaatatcattttccACTGCCattcattgatcaaatgcttgatagattggcggGGAGGTCCCACTTTTTGCTTCCTAGATGGACATACGCGGTATAACCAGATCTCTATTGCCCAAGAGGATAGAGATAAAATATCATTCACATGTTTGTATGACATCTatgcctttcggagaatgccaTTCGGGCTATGCAATGCACctgccacattccaaaggtgcaaGATGGCCATCTTCAAATATATGGTAGAGGACATAatagaggttttcatggatgatttttcagtgGTGGGGAAATAATTCGATGATTTCCTTATGAACTTGAAAAGAGTATTGAAGAGGTGTATGGAGACTAATCTGGTATTGAACTAGTAAAAGTGCCACTTCATGGTAcaggaaggtatagtcttgggacacCTAGTGTCAAGTAAGGGCGTTGAAGTGGACCGTGCAAAGTTGATATAACTAAGAAGTTACCTCCACCCACGCTCGTCAAGGACATAAGAAGTTCCCTTGGTCACGTTGGTTTCTACAAGCGATTTATAAAAGActtttccaaaattgctaactctttgtgtaaattgcttgaaaaagatcacctctttgtgttttctaatgacTGCAGGGTAGCGTTTGCGGAGTTGAAGAATAGACTAGTGACTGCAACAATCATAGTGGCACCTGATTGGGGACAACCTtttgagctgatgtgtgatgcaagcgacTATGCTATGGGAGCAGTTCTTGGGTAGAGAAAAGATAAAGTcatgcatccaatctactatgcaAGTAGAACCTTGAGTGGTGCCCAACTGAATTACATAGTGTTAGAGAAAGAGATGCTAGCAACGGTGTTCGCATTTGATAAATTCAGGTCATATCTGAAAGGCTTgaaggtaattgtttatactgaccatgcttcTCTTAGGTACCtaattgagaagaaggagtcaaATCCACGCTTGATTCGATGGGTGATACTGTTTCAAGAGTTTGACTTGGAAATCCGTGACCAAAAGGGAACGGAAAACCAAGTTGTTGATCATTTGTCCAGGCTTGAATAAGCTAAAAAGAAGGTTGAGGTGGAAGAGATAGTGGAGACTTTCCCATATGAACAAATTTTAGCCACGAGCCTTGTGGTAGCGCCATGGTATGTAGATATTGCAAACTACCTGGCGAGCAGTATCGTTCCCTATGACTTTTCCTCTATGTAGAAGAAAAAGTTCTTTTGTGATTGTCGCATGTATTTCTGggatgaaccatatttgttttgGATTTGTATTAATAACATGATTTGGAGATGTATTACCGAGACAGACCAAGCTTCTATTTGCAGGCATGTCATGTTTTACCTTATGAAGGCCATTTTGGTGGAGTCAGGATAGATACTAAAGTGTTGGAGTCGGGCTTTTATTGGCCGACGTTGTTTAAAGATGCACACTTTTGGGTAAAGAGCTGTGCTGAGTGCCAAAAGACGGGAAATATTTCCCGTggacatgagatgcccatgaacccaattcaagaggtagaAGTATTTGATGTATGGGGAATCGATTTTATGAGACCATTTGTCAGCTTatatggcaataagtacatactgGTAGGTGTGGACTATGTCTCGATATGGGTAGAAGTCGTGGCACTCCCAACAAATGATGCAAATAGAGATATTGGTTTTCTAAGAAAAAATATCTTCACCTGACTTGGCACTCCAAGAGCGATCATCAGTGATAGAGGCATCCATTTCAGCAATCGAGCCATTGCAAAGTTGTTGAAGAAATATGGTGTTCGCCATAAGGTTGGCACTCTGTATCACCCCCAAACAAGTGGGTAAGTGGAGGTGTCaaacagagaaatcaagagtGTTTTGACCAAAACTGCAAATGCTACTCGGACTGATTGCGCgaaaaaattggatgatgcactatgggcctACAGCACTGCATTCtgtaaggccccatgaaattTTTACTCAAAAACCTGAAATCTCGTAGTGCCAAGCTAGGAATGTGTTttagaaatttataaaattcttcagAAGAGCgcgtttctgcggcccattatgtggccgcataataactatgcagaccgcatagttgCCGCAAAGTGAGGCAGAAGGTTGGCTAGTTTCGAGgacaactatgcggccaattatgcgatcgcataatcgaatTGCGGGCCGCATAGTCGTTGCATAACCTCCTTGGCCTTTTTTGTGAAGGgtagttttgcggtgcattatgcgactacAGAACAAGAATGTGGACCTCATATTGGCCGCATACCAAGTCAGAAGATTCAAGCCCTTGAGGGATACTTTTGTGGTCCCTTTGCGGGCTGCATATCAGTTATGCGGCGCATATGCGACCACGGATTGAGTCAGAGCtcctattttttaacttttaaaacccgaccccatcccGTTAGAAATGCCCAATTAGACTATATTGTGCTATTTTCTGCTACCTTTAGAGTGAGAGAAAGAgttctagagggagaaagtgatcctCACCAAATCACTCTTCAATCCTTACCCAATATTTGAAAATTCTCAAGTAAAGTCTACTAAgccttcttcctaagaggtaaaaATATGTGCCCTAGCTCTAAATTTTGAAATTCTTCTAAGAACGGATAAGTAGTAACACTACAAGAAATTGGATTATTAGTGGCAACATATAGCAGCGACCCTATAGGTTGCTACAACATCTATATTATTAGCAGAGACATCTAAAGTTGCTGTAGAAGGATAATTTTAAGCAGCGACTTATTTTGGGTCGCCTATGATATGGCTGAAATTTTTAGTCCcgctaaaaataaaattttggctCCATAATATTTGTGGCGACTATGGAAAAGTCACCGCTAAAAGTATTTGGCAGCGACTGGGTCGCTCCTATAACCTAGATTTtcacttttaaaataataaagaaaataaaaataaataagctAATTAAAACTTGTCTGTGGAACAGAACCCACAAAGCTGCGAGTGAAACTAACAAAGGAGCAAAACTCTCAAGAGAATATCGGCATCGGCGCTCTCTCCCTAAAATTTAAATCAGGTCTTCATCTAAAATTGTATCCAAATCAAAACCCCTCAAATCAAAATGTGAATCTCATTTGTCAGGTATGTTCAAACCCCtaatcttttcattttttttagggAAAGCAGTTGATAATCGATCGATTTCGTGTGCTGGAGGAAGAATCAAAGAAACGATTTATGTTTAACAGAATCGATCGATTTTGTATTGAGGTCTCAATTTTATGGacttgaagttgtagtttaacaGCATCGAGTGAACACCTTCTATGTTTGTTTAACAACGTTCTGGCCTACTTCATCGATTAGGCATATACTGGAAGCTTTAGTTCTGATGAAACCTACATCTTCTGCTTGCTTATGTAAGATATAAGTAGTTTTGTACTAGCTAGAAAGAGCTTCATCTAGTAATAGAGAGCAAGTGGCTAAGCAGTTTAAATGCATCTAGTACAAATGATTTCATTCGCTATTGCTTGTAAAAAAGCAATATTTCCGTTGGAATTCATGTCAATTCTTCAAGTTTATTTGAACTTTCTTGTTGAATTATCCAACAAAATGACAGAATAGGGATTGTTTTCCTCCTTGGTCTTTCATGAACTTTCTGATAAATGTTTATAAAGAATAAGTTTCACTTAAAATTGAAAAACCTTGTTAGTTTGAATGTCTAACTGCACTTGCAAACTTATAACTAGATGTGGTTAtgaccaaaaaaataataataactaaatgtggaaatattgaaataaaaaattatgCAGTAGTAGGTAATCGATTAACTTGTAAGAAATGCTATCTATTGATATACAAATATAACTAGTAAATGATTTCTGACATTATGGAAAGAATGGAGCATTTCCAATACTTACTCATGCACGGATTAGTATATGCACAATTGGAATAACACAGTTCAAAAACAGAATGAACCAAAAAAAAGTAAAACTATAATGATGGACAATGTCCAGAACCATAAAGATTTATATAAGATATATTTACATTTGGGTATTTTTGTATATTGATTCTGTAAGACAAAAGTTTCAACATGCAGttagagataattattttttcaacAATTTCACTTTTCTATTCTCAGATTTTATCTCAAATTTCTCTGAGCCATTTGATAATCTACAGAAATACCAAAAAGATCACACAGAAAGAATCATTTGAAGTGTATTTGGTGTTGTTATTGTCGATTCTCGGTCTTGATTGAATCTCAGCTATCTCTTTTCCTGGGTAAGTTAAAATCTTCTTCTTGAGAGACGTTTTACATGTCGACATTCAAttcagtttgaattattataTGAGTTTTGTAGGTTCTTTCAGTTATGTCCCCTTACCAGTTAGATCTCGACTTTGATATCGCAATAATGTGATTTTCTCTTCCTAGTATTTGAAAGGGAGTTGTTTTAAGTCCTTGCCATATTTCTTTTGTTATTGCATTTGATATGAAGTTTAAAAACAATTGCAAAGGAGCAGTTTATTAAATGTCTTTCTTGAATACTTAAAGCTTCTTATTTCGTAGTGTCTGTTATATTTCATAGTATctgttatatatatattctcattTTCATCAACAATATGTAGTCTCATGCTCACAAAAGGTATAGTCTCATGCTCATAGAAACACTACAGGTTAAAACGATTGAATTGAACTAAAAGTAAGATTCATGACACTTTGAGTCTAGTTGGGTAAGATATGTTACATCTGTTTATCAAAAAGGTGTTTATATTATGTGGTAGTGTATAAATTCTTTTTATGAAACTAtttgttttccttgttaatcaAAAGGTGTGTGAGAAGAAAAAATTGCTACaataattctattttatttcTAAGTGATTTGATTTGTTCATCTTTCTTTGAAAATAGATATGATGGATAAAAGTTGGTTGAATATAAGGAATAGAGTCGACCAAAGGTATAGAGATGGAGTAGACAActttcttaattgggcattcAGTCAACCAACTGTGAACACTATGATTCGGTGTCCTTGTAAAGGATGTATGAATACCGCGTTCAAGCTAAGGGTTGGTGTAAGAGGGGATTTATTGAGGAAGGGTTTCTGGGATTCTTATAAAGTGTGGGACATGCATGGAGAAGTGTTAGTTAGAGTTGAAACTTCTAATACTGCAGTTAGTGATGAAGCGGAAGATGATAGCATTGAAGAGGATAATATTATTGAAATGATTCACGATGCTTGTGGATATACGAATGTGgaggataataataataattcagaGGACAATGAAGAGCCAAATGTACATGCAATAAAGTTCTACAAATTGTTAGAAGATGCTGAGACAGAACTTTATCCTGGTTGTAAAAAAGCCTCGAAGTTGTCTTTTGTTGTTAAACTACTTCACTTGAAGTGTCTTAACCATTGGAGCAACAAATCGATGGATGCATTATTTAGCTTCTTTAAAGAAGTTCTTCCCGAGGGGTCACTTGTGCCTAATTCTTTCTATGAAGCACAGAAAGTTCTTTGTGACCTCGGCTTGGGGTACACCAAAATAGATGCATGTCGGAATGATTGTATTTTATATTGGCGTGCTTATGCCGATGTCCAAGCATGTCCTAAGTGTGGTACGTCTAGATGGAAGTCCGAAGAACACGGAGGCAAGAAAGTAGCTCATAAAATCTTGCGGCATTTTCCAATCAAACCAAGGCTTCAAAGATTGTACATGACAAGAGAAACAACTAAAAAGATGAGGTGGCACAAGGAGGGAAATGTTGATGATGGTGTCTTGCGACATCCATCTGACTCAATAACATGGAAATCCTTTGATGCACGACATCCCACCTTTTCAGCTGAGTTAAGAAATGTTCGATTAGGTTTGGCGAGTGACGGGTTCCAACCTTATGGAACATGAGTTCTAATCATAGCATTTGGCCAGTCGTACTAGCTACGTATAACTTGCCACCATGGGATTGCATGAAAAATCCATATTTCATGATGACGCTTCTTATTCCAGGCCCCAAGTGTTCAGGCAATGATATCGATGTGTATTTATCATGACGCTTCTTATTTCATGATATCTATTATCTTTCCCCTCCAAACTCttgttttactgtttcattgatgTAAACTCTTCAATTTTGACTGTTGGTGAATCTATACTTTTTGTTGTTGGTATcttttcattcttatttttaCTGCTGGTAAAAGGTTGCTGCTTGACCATGGTTTACTACTGACTGTTGGTGAATCCATACTTGTAACTATCGGTAGAATAATCCCGTTTCTATTTGTAGGTTGTTTTCTGTTTTGAATTTACAGAGAATATTAATGAGAATTGAATGGCATTTTATTCACTGAAAAAGCCTAAGCATTACATCTCCCATGCTGAAAATTCGTATGAGAATTAGAGTCACATATTATACTATTACGAATATATACATCAGCTCCTTTCTCTAAAAGTCTTAGATTACTCAACAACTCCATGCAGTTAATAAGCCACAATCTATATACATGATGATAGCTGAAAGTGATTCTTTGGAGGACTGTTGTCAATTTGTTATCATAATATTTTGAGAGAATATGAGCTCTTGGACTGTTATGGTTTTAAGATTTTACTTTTGGTTGCAAATTAATACTACCTCTTATTTATTGCTTTTATAACTTGGCTATAACAAATAAGTAGCATCTTTAGATAATTTActgtatatattatggttataTGAGAGTTATATTTCAGCTCTTCACATGTCCTGTATGAATTTTTCACGGCATTTAGCTTTTTTCTGGCTTGAATGTAGCGATATTGTAGCAATATGGGTGTTTCAACTAGGTTAACTATTGAAAATTTTCCAACATTGATCATCTAAGATTTAGCTAGACTTGGTACGATATGTTTTGATTCTAAtgcttgatttttttttcattcagtGGATACTAAGATGAAAGCATGTGCTGTCAACTTATCATATTAAAATTTAATCAATTGGAGTACTGTGTGTTGTAATGTGTACAATTAATATCGAGCAAACAGTTGAAAGTAGCCTTAGAATTTTGTATGCTATAGAAAATTCTGTTAAGTATTTGCAAAAATGCCCTTCTTAGAGATGATTATGGTTCATCCAGGTGGGTTAATAGATTACTTAGTGGTTGTTTTTAAGTTTTAAGTACTTGACTACTTGTGTTGTTATTTACTTCTTTGAGGACTAGGCTATACTTTTTGGATTTTCCATTGGAGACTGATAGTTGTCTTGGCTTTGAAATTATGTTGTTTGGACTGTAGATGAAGATTTAGGCTTCAATATATGTTGAATTGTGTTGTGTAGATGAGTTGAGTATTTTCTACTTGTAAGCTCATATATTAGTTGGTGTAAATTGGTATAGAagagtttcttttttatttttcaacaagTTTGTATAGAAAAGTTGAGTGCTTGCAATGCGTAGCTGAGTTGGCTAGCATTGTATAatgttaggtaagatacttattCTGCCAAGAAATATTGACCTTTAAACCATCTGGTGGCAGTGTTGAGTCATTTTTGGAATAAAGAGATATGAGATAACATTTCCAAAAATATGCTTTTTGCAGCATACATTTTAGAGCAGGAAAAATTGGTCTTGGTTTTGGACGTGTATCTAATTCCTTTTGCACTTTTCCTCATGTTCAGAATGTGCAGGGCTCTGATGCCCGGAGATGAAGAAAGCATGAGTGATGAGGCTATATGGGAGACCCTTCCCGTAAGTATAGAGCTCCTATTCTTTTTTATTGAATAAACAACCGACAGTTAGCAGTCATGTCGTTTCTTGTAGCTTATCTACTTGGAGGAATCTGATGTTAATAGCCACTGATACCTTTTAGATTGACTAGCTGAATTTGGAGGAATTTGATGTTAATAGCCACCGATACATGTTTACAGCCTTTTGCACATTGAGTATCTCGTGGGAGTTCTTGGCCATAAATTTGTCCGTTTATGTCCGTAGCTATCTTTGTTATGTCCGTTGTTTCCAATTATAGACATTTTTCCAGTAGCTATCTTTGTTATGTCCGTTGTAGCTTCTGCAACACTGTTCTTGCGGTATTTATTTCTCTATTTCATGCAATGCCCATTTAACTGTCTCTATCAATCTTATATGTTTCTAGTTATCTGTAAATTGAAGAAGTTTCAATATGTTTCTTGTTATATGTAAATTGAACAAGTTTCAATAGGGCAAAGAATAGAAAGACTAGGAAAGTTCAAAAGAAAGCTACTGTGATTGTTTCCTTCTTATATGACCTTTATATATAGCAAGAAGAGAGCAAATCTACTTTGTCAAATCATATCTGCTACAATATATATATTACTGTTATAACTATCATTTCTCTgattttcactttcaatattctGTTTTCATCTATCATTTCTCTGATTCTTCACTTTCAACATTCTGTTTGTCTAGCAGGGACAAAGCACTTAAACAGTGGTATCGTTCAAGGATGGTGTCGGGCAAGAAGCAGTTACAAGGCACTTaatattttgtcatttttgggaTATGTATATGCGTACAATTACAATGCACAATGAAGTGTCGGGTAGTATATATGTAATTGACTTTTTAGTAATGATTATATTTATAATATTCGGCTTGAGAAATTCTTTTGGTGTTTGT of the Nicotiana tabacum cultivar K326 chromosome 7, ASM71507v2, whole genome shotgun sequence genome contains:
- the LOC142162146 gene encoding uncharacterized protein LOC142162146, which translates into the protein MDKSWLNIRNRVDQRYRDGVDNFLNWAFSQPTVNTMIRCPCKGCMNTAFKLRVGVRGDLLRKGFWDSYKVWDMHGEVLVRVETSNTAVSDEAEDDSIEEDNIIEMIHDACGYTNVEDNNNNSEDNEEPNVHAIKFYKLLEDAETELYPGCKKASKLSFVVKLLHLKCLNHWSNKSMDALFSFFKEVLPEGSLVPNSFYEAQKVLCDLGLGYTKIDACRNDCILYWRAYADVQACPKCGTSRWKSEEHGGKKVAHKILRHFPIKPRLQRLYMTRETTKKMRWHKEGNVDDGVLRHPSDSITWKSFDARHPTFSAELRNVRLGLASDGFQPYGT